Proteins from a genomic interval of Zonotrichia albicollis isolate bZonAlb1 chromosome 27, bZonAlb1.hap1, whole genome shotgun sequence:
- the SCN3B gene encoding sodium channel regulatory subunit beta-3 isoform X1 has protein sequence MAALPRLLCAAALALLLWAGFCSSVCVEVPSETEAVQGTDMKLLCISCMKREEVTASTVVEWYYRPNGGKDEPIYEYRKTNHEFPSRFSGRIQWNGSKDMQDVSITVVNVTLNDSGIYTCNITREFEFEIHRPLFQSSRVIHLTVVEEGRRLFCALTDQGDPLTVVEEAGEDFTSVISEIMMYILLVFLTLWLLIEMIYCYRKVSKAEEAAQENATDYLAIPSENKENCAVPVEE, from the exons ATGGCTGCGCTGCCGCGGCTGCTCTGCGCGGCCGCGCTcgccctgctgctctggg CTGGATTTTGCTCCTCGGTGTGTGTGGAAGTCCCATCTGAGACAGAGGCTGTCCAAGGGACGGACATGAAGCTGCTCTGCATCTCCTGCATGAAGAGGGAAGAGGTGACAGCCAGCACGGTGGTGGAATGGTACTACAGGCCCAACGGGGGGAAGGATGAGCCT ATCTACGAGTACAGGAAAACCAACCACGAGTTCCCGAGCCGCTTCAGTGGGCGGATCCAGTGGAACGGAAGCAAAGACATGCAGGACGTGTCCATCACCGTGGTGAACGTCACCCTCAACGACTCGGGCATCTACACCTGCAACATCACCCGCGAGTTCGAGTTCGAGATCCATCGGCCGCTCTTCCAGAGCTCCCGGGTCATCCACCTCACTGTGGTGGAGGAGGGTAGGAGGCTGTTTTGTGCTCTTACTGACCAAGGTGATCCACTCACCGTGGTGGAGGAGG CTGGAGAAGACTTCACCTCTGTCATCTCAGAAATCATGATGTATATTCTGCTGGTGTTCCTCACGCTGTGGCTGCTGATTGAGATGATCTATTGCTACAGGAAGGTGTCCAAGGCAGAGGAGGCTGCCCAGGAAAATGC GACAGACTACCTTGCAATTCCATCGGAAAACAAGGAGAactgtgctgtgcctgtggaGGAGTAG
- the SCN3B gene encoding sodium channel regulatory subunit beta-3 isoform X2, which yields MAALPRLLCAAALALLLWAGFCSSVCVEVPSETEAVQGTDMKLLCISCMKREEVTASTVVEWYYRPNGGKDEPIYEYRKTNHEFPSRFSGRIQWNGSKDMQDVSITVVNVTLNDSGIYTCNITREFEFEIHRPLFQSSRVIHLTVVEEAGEDFTSVISEIMMYILLVFLTLWLLIEMIYCYRKVSKAEEAAQENATDYLAIPSENKENCAVPVEE from the exons ATGGCTGCGCTGCCGCGGCTGCTCTGCGCGGCCGCGCTcgccctgctgctctggg CTGGATTTTGCTCCTCGGTGTGTGTGGAAGTCCCATCTGAGACAGAGGCTGTCCAAGGGACGGACATGAAGCTGCTCTGCATCTCCTGCATGAAGAGGGAAGAGGTGACAGCCAGCACGGTGGTGGAATGGTACTACAGGCCCAACGGGGGGAAGGATGAGCCT ATCTACGAGTACAGGAAAACCAACCACGAGTTCCCGAGCCGCTTCAGTGGGCGGATCCAGTGGAACGGAAGCAAAGACATGCAGGACGTGTCCATCACCGTGGTGAACGTCACCCTCAACGACTCGGGCATCTACACCTGCAACATCACCCGCGAGTTCGAGTTCGAGATCCATCGGCCGCTCTTCCAGAGCTCCCGGGTCATCCACCTCACTGTGGTGGAGGAGG CTGGAGAAGACTTCACCTCTGTCATCTCAGAAATCATGATGTATATTCTGCTGGTGTTCCTCACGCTGTGGCTGCTGATTGAGATGATCTATTGCTACAGGAAGGTGTCCAAGGCAGAGGAGGCTGCCCAGGAAAATGC GACAGACTACCTTGCAATTCCATCGGAAAACAAGGAGAactgtgctgtgcctgtggaGGAGTAG